The proteins below come from a single Ovis aries strain OAR_USU_Benz2616 breed Rambouillet chromosome 18, ARS-UI_Ramb_v3.0, whole genome shotgun sequence genomic window:
- the MPHOSPH10 gene encoding U3 small nucleolar ribonucleoprotein protein MPP10 translates to MRHCPERQSAMARPAWRRRTLERCLKEVGKATDSPECFLTIQGELASKFTSLTKVLYDFNKVLENDRKHGSPLEKLMINNFDDEQIWQQLELQNEPILQHFQSTVSETIEDEDISLLPESEEQECEEDVMELEAAGQEDLEQDLEEEVEEAEEEEVSDLSADDPEADERAKNSSKLDLRKSLDFSDEDSDLDFDISKLERQSKVQSRVPRKPTEKSIVDDKFFKLSEMETFLENMEKEEEHRDDQEEDDIDFFEDVDSDEDEGGLFGGQDLKSGKSSRNLKYKDFFDPVESDEDVASVHDDGSELASDKEEEIAEEGEESISETDEDDDLEESGDSKQHKETSKRVTFALPNDEDTEDTNVLNVQKDYDEVKSSFEKRQEKMNEKIASLEKELLEKKPWQLQGEVTAQKRPENSLLEETLHFDHAVRMAPVITEETTLQLEDIIKQRIRDQAWDDVVRKEKPKEDAFEYKKRLTLDHEKSKLSLAEIYEQEYIKLNQQKTAEEENPEHVEIQKMMDSLFLKLDALSNFHFIPKPPVPEIKVVSNLPAVTMEEVAPVSVSDAALLAPEEVKEKNKAGDIKTAAEKTATDKKRERRKKKYQKHLKIKEKEKRRRLLEKNNPDQAGRYTKAAASEKLKQLTKTGKASLLKDEGKDKALKSSQAFFSKLQDQVKMQISNAKKTDKKKKKNQDISVHKLKL, encoded by the exons ATGCGGCACTGTCCCGAGCGGCAGTCAGCCATGGCCCGGCCAGCCTGGCGTCGGCGGACTCTGGAGCGGTGCCTGAAGGAGGTCGGTAAAGCCACCGACAGCCCAGAGTGCTTCCTCAC CATTCAAGGTGAACTGGCATCAAAGTTTACTTCTTTAACAAAAGTACTTTATGATTTTAATAAAGTACTAGAGAATGACAGGAAACATGGGAGTCCTTTAGAAAAATTGATGATAAATAATTTCGATGATGAGCAGATTTGGCAACAATTGGAACTACAAAATGAACCAATTTTACAGCACTTCCAGAGTACAGTTAGTGAAACCATTGAAGATGAAGACATCAGTCTTCTCCCAGAGAGTGAAGAGCAGGAGTGTGAAGAAGATGTGATGGAGCTGGAGGCTGCTGGCCAGGAGGACCTGGAACAAGATttagaggaggaggtggaggaagcagaggaagaggaagtgTCAGACCTGAGTGCTGATGATCCTGAAGCAGATGAGAGAGCCAAAAACTCAAGCAAATTGGATCTGAGGAAAAGCCTAGATTTCAGCGATGAGGACTCTGATCTTGATTTTGATATCAGCAAACTGGAACGTCAGAGCAAGGTGCAAAGCAGAGTGCCTAGGAAACCAACAGAAAAGTCCATAGTAGATGATAAATTCTTCAAGCTCTCTGAGATGGAGACCTTTTTagaaaacatggaaaaggaagaggaacacaGAGATGACCAAGAGGAAGATGATATTGATTTTTTTGAAGATGTGGATTCCGATGAAGATGAAGGAGGACTGTTTGGAGGCCAGGATCTTAAG tcAGGTAAAAGTTCCAGAAACCTGAAATACAAAGATTTCTTTGATCCAGTTGAAAGTGATGAAGATGTAGCAAGTGTCCACGATGATGGGAGTGAACTGGCTTCAGATAAAGAGGAAGAGATTgctgaagaaggagaagaaagcatTTCTGAGAC GGATGAAGATGATGACcttgaagaaagtggagacagTAAACAACATAAAGAAACCTCGAAAAGAGTGACCTTTGCTCTGCCCAATGATGAGGACACTGAAGATACAAATGTCTTAAATGTACAGAAAGACTATGATGAAGTCAAATCCTCTTttgaaaaaagacaagaaaag ATGAATGAAAAAATTGCATCTTTGGAAAAAGAGTTGTTGGAGAAGAAACCTTGGCAGCTTCAAGGAGAAGTGACAGCGCAGAAGCGGCCCGAGAACAGCCTCCTGGAAGAGACCCTGCACTTTGACCACGCCGTGCGCATGG CACCTGTGATCACAGAGGAAACCACTCTCCAACTAGAGGATATCATTAAGCAGAGGATAAGAGATCAG GCTTGGGATGATGTCGTACGCAAAGAAAAGCCTAAAGAGGATGCATTTGAGTATAAAAAGCGTTTAACACTGGACCACGAAAAGAGTAAACTGAGCCTTGCTGAAATTTACGAACAGGAGTACATCAAACTCAACCAG CAAAAAACAGCAGAGGAAGAAAATCCAGAGCATGTAGAAATCCAGAAGATGATGGACTCCCTCTTCTTAAAGTTGGATGCGCTCTCAAACTTCCACTTTATCCCCAAGCCA CCTGTTCCAGAGATTAAAGTGGTATCAAATCTGCCCGCTGTCACCATGGAGGAGGTTGCCCCCGTGAGTGTCAGTGACGCAGCCCTCCTGGCCCCAGAGGAGGTCAAG gagaaaaataaagctggagaTATAAAAACAGCTGCTGAGAAAACAGCTACAGACAAGAAacgagaaaggaggaaaaagaaatatcaaaagcatttgaaaataaaggagaaagaaaagcggAGAAGACTTCTTGAAAAGAATAACCCAGACCAGGCAGGGAGATACACCAAAGCAGCAGCCTCTGAGAAGCTGAAACAGCTGACCAAGACGGGCAAAGCCTCTCTGCTAAAG